ctcttccggtttcctcctcaagtgtcaccatggccaacgattctagtgcgcgaaacgctgtcccagatctactaaaacctcgctccaaactacacattggagccttcaacgtacgtactttaagtcgaatcggtcaacaggcctccttagctgaaaccctagaatctcgtaccactgatgtatgctgcgtctccgaaacacacatacaggatcctagtgcggtcattcacttgacctcacctcgccaaagtGGACAGctaacgaaatacaccctccgtgtatctggcgacccgttggctagttctcgcggacttgcaggtgtaggcatagcactaagtacaagggcagaacaggcactactagaatggatccccgtgaACAGTCGcttgtgtgctgtccggctaaatggctccgtaggaactcggaaggatagggataCACGtcattgccttttcgtcgtttctgcctacgctcccactgactgcatcccagatgaagtgaaagatgacttttacagaaagctctctgagcttcttcagaaagctaagcgcccagacatagtagtcgtagcgggtgactttaatgcccaggtaggcagcctaaatcaaacagaaagacatttaggtgggtattttagtattccggctcaacgaaccgataatagtgatcgtctgttgcaactatgctcagacaatcgtttatttttagcaagcactaattttaagcataaggagagacatcgtctaacatggcgacccacctgcaccaaaccaacgatggactcaaatagaccatattgtcatcagtcatcgttggagaggctcaatagaagattgtcgctcgtattggaatacttgtttagactctgatcacgccttaatacgagcgcgcatttgtctgcgcctcactggacgcaaggaaactacactaagaagacccattaggattggactggaggacgagaaagccaaatgcgaattccagaaacaactgagttcacatctaggcagttctgtaaacgagactgacccagatgctgcttggaaagacatacgaacagctgtggaaacagcagtaacatctattagttatttaaaccatagggctccaaaaaaccagtggatttcttctaagtctatttcactgatggattcgcgtaaactcatcccatcaggctctgaacacgacgaagagcgtaaacaaattagatctaggttaactaaaagtctaaggaacgatcgtgagcagtggtgggcaacgaaagcaaaagagatggaaaaggcagcggctgtggGCAataccaggcaactattcagactaataaaagaaaccggaattaagaagacaagtgtaagtgagacaatctcggaaaaagacggaacccttatctgctctcaacccaaacgtttagaacgatgggcggaacactttaaggagcagtttagctggccttcaacTACTGCaaaactacccactattcccagaaaacctgaatggaacattgaagtaggccccccgactcTAGCtaaagttcaaaaggctataagtaatctgaaacgaggaagagcagatggtccagatggattggctccagaggtctttaaatatggtggtccaattttagcgattaggttaactaatattctggctaaaatctgggagacggacgtaatcccatctgactggtcacaatctctgattgtcccaatatataagaacgggccaaaatcatcctgtgataaccatagagggattagtctgactaacatagcatctaaatactagcctcaataattatcgggcgcctaactaagactcgtgaactgcaaacacgagaaaatcagactggcttcagacctggtcgtggctgcatcgaccacatattcaccattcgtcaagttttagagcacagacacgcttatcggcgtccgacaatgatagtttttcttgacttaaaagcagcatttgactctgcaGACCGaaaggttctgtggcagtgtctgtcattgaaaggtgtacctgagaagtacataaaccttgtgaaggctctttactcgaacactaccagttgagtgagagcttatggcgaactgtcatctgattttacaacctcaagtggtgtcccgTAAGGCTGTTCACTACCACCATTTTTCTTAAACAtcattatagacctactgctgggaATAATGCTCTCATCATCTGAATTTTCGGGAATCTTTCTcttaccaggaggttcacttatcgacttagaatacgcagatgacatagtcctgtttggtgaagacactgacaaaatgcagagtcttctgttgaaactcagtaataatgccaggatgtttgggatgcgtctctccccatccaaatataaattgttactctaggactggcctgcgtcaacagtgaagtagtcgaacgcgtcgacaacttcacttatcttggaagtctgatcagccctaatgggttggtgtctgacgaaatctcagcacggattcaaaaagctcgtttggcttttgccaacttatgtcacctatggcgaagacgagatatccgtctatcaattaagggacgagtatactgcgcagcagttcgctctgttctaccttacggctgtgaaacatggccattaagagtagaagatactcttaggttactagtatttgaccacagatgccttagaaatattgctcgcatctgctgggataaccgggtaagtaatagtgaggttagacgcagggtattagggaatgatggtaaatcagttgatgaggtcctgaatcttcatcgactgagatggttgagccacgtgttacgtatgcctgaacaccgattaccacgacgcgctatgctgactagtgtaggggatggttggaagagagttagaggtggccaaaccaaaacatggcatcagtgcttgaagtcactaacttctagtctgagccatgttggtagatgcagactacctggttggggtccgcgtgactatcgtaaccaatggttggagactctaggtgacatggctcaaaatcgatcacaatggcgtatgtgtatacactctttatgtaCCCTTAGACCTTGAGATTAAGATTGCTTCATAACTGTTTCCTTCcgatactatatccttatatacaacctttctttatatactaccaccactaaattaattacttctatgaatctggtgttcatcttgttgtgttaacgaggtatggcaacttggaccgatgcatatatgtgcctggtcctacgttgtcgctgactgactgatttataAGCTAACATTTTCGAAAATAATATTCAGTAGAAATGAATCTAAAATACAAGAGTAAGGCATGATCAAAAGACATAGAATAATAGTGACACAGTATACTACAGGATGAGTCATTTCTTATCTCATTTATATTACTTGCACAAAACATCAGGAAAATCAAAAGAACCCAAAGTTATGTAAGTTTTGAATTTAAGGCTGAATTAAAAAGTAGGTTTAGTAAATTTACATATCCTTTAAGATTATGAGGTAGATTTTTCacacttattatttttcttgGAAATCAGATGAGCTTTGATTACATGCCAAACTAATAAGACAATATTAAAACCAAATTATGGCATTTGAATATGAAAAAGCCTTTATTAACCGAATACAAATGAAGCACAGTAAAATCTAGTTTTGGGTTTATCATTTAATAGTAAAAGACGTTTTCACGGTTTAAAACAAGTACAACTACAATACcgaaatttaaatgaaattccaTGTATGAATAATTTATAAGAGTAGCTTAGATAAACTGATAAAAGTATAGTTTTTAGATGCTATAGATATGGATTGTTTATCTGTAGCCGCCAAATACGAAGTTAGAAGTAAACTACCGGCAAAATATAAGCCTTATGAGATCATATTTACGAGACTAGAATATACTTATGCAAACAAAACCACATGCGACTATTAGGCTCGATGATGAATCACCAGAAGTGAAGAGTATGAAGTTAGGTTGCTTCCTCTGAAATCAAATCTAACTAAATAATGAATCAAATATACGAGTGGAGAATGAAGTAAACTTTGCGGTATACGAGTAAGCAAAAAATTAAATTGTAGATACTCGCTGTTGCATGAAATACTGGTACAACATAATACGAGATCAGATCAACTTGTATCGTTGGAACACCTAactattcttattattttagAGAAATCAGATTGAAGCCACGGTCTATCCCATAGAGTTACTTTGCAAATCTTACTCTGAATAGAAAATAAACAGCATTAACATAAATAGTCATACCTCTCCATCAGTTAAGTCACAAGAATCCCGATTAGGAAAATAAGTATCCAAAACATCTAAAATGCGCATATTAGTAAAATGTCTTAGTTATCTTACGAATGTTGTTGTTGGCCGTTGTGCACGATGTAGGGGAAAACTTAacgaaaaatgtataaaaaatcCCCTGAACAACCTGTTAAAACGGTAACTTATAAAGGCAGAACCTCACCTGTGAGGTCACATTTACCAACTTAGTTATGACATGAAGACTGCTGTTGCCATACTCAGAGTTGAATTTATGGGCTACCTTGGCCAACTCATGACCGAATTTTTCTATGGTCGCGTTGTTCAGCTGCAGTTTCCTGGGTGCCCCAGGCATCCCTACATTTCCTGAAGTAAGCAATACAAAAGAAGATACTACAAAAAGGTAGCAAACAGGACCCATTCGTTAACACAACAGCGATGGCCTTCACTGTTTTTAATTAGCGGCTTTTGTTTCAGTCCTCAGTGGTCGGTTTTAAGAATGGGTCGAGGAGCCTATGTTTATTATTTCAGCTCGTGTCACAGTGAAGGTGTAGTATTTTTGCTAACTGATGACTTGTTTGAACATGATTGCGCGCTTAGTATGAGTTCCAAACATAACACGTTCAGTTGTGTTCTTGTATTTCTAATTGCCATATATTGCATTATTTCGGGAGTTCTTAGTCAGCACATTAATCCGAATACTTATAATTAACACAGAAGGTTCATCCCTCCTTAAAATATTGACTAATGAGACTGGAATTATTTGTTCGGGTAGGGCTTTTCAGTCATTgatcactcgatgagaaaaacgtaATCCCGTTATGAGTTTATTAGTTCGCAGTTTTTGAACATTCTTGATGTAGCCTTAGAGATGATTAGTTCCGCAGAGAGCAGAATGATATGACATCCAAACACCCAAATCGTTATTAAAGATACGAACTACCAATACAAAGTCACCTCGCGTTCCATGGTAAGTGGAAAAGTTAAGAATGTTTTAAGCGCTGAACATTTAAGTGTGTCAGCATCCTTGATAAGATATATATGATCTGCTTGGATTCAGTACTCCAAGTGTGTTCTCACATAGGTGGGGTGTAAGATTCAAAACATATCTTCTTCAAAGCATGTGTATGCTTATCGAAGTGATCGTAACGCTTGAAAACCTTTGGCGATTGCTCTAGtacttatgattattattaatagcttTGTTCAATATCATTGTTCTGATACAATATAGAGTTCTCAGAACAAGGCATTTCAACAAAGTTTATTTTACAGGAAAAGAAACATATGAAAGAAActaataactgaataaatatacataagCTATCTGGAATTGAGTGGAAGTTTTTTTGAGATTTGAGTCTGTACAACCTTTTGAATTAAGAAGTTTGGGAATACTATTTGttgactaggtcaactctaacaaccTGTTCATCACATAGTATGTTGGCTAGATAAGGTATTGTAGAACGTATATACTTTTGCCTGCGGGCAAGAGATATACAAGGATAGAGATACTAATGAAGTGGATACTTAGTATTTGACGAGTTAGCAACTCTCAGAATTTCGCAAAACTTTAGATTTCTATGTATAACCATATTATTAATAACCATGGAAGATTCACAGCACACATTGCTAACTGCCTTTAGCGCTCTCCGTAATACAATAAAGTCGCTTCTCAAAAATCCGTTAAAAGCAATGGAGAGCagtgaaaaataataagtaatatgcGACGATTGACAGATTTTAAGAGTAAGTGTCAAGCAATCTtaaaaagcatgcagcctctgtTTGTAGTAAGTCAGTCGGAAAATTCTACGACAATAACAAAGCATGAGTAGACCAAGAGAGATCAGAAGAAAAACTCACACCGGAGTAAACGACCATTGAAACTATGTTTATCAAGGAATCTGTGTGAGGTTGTTTGAAAAGGTTTcgttaaatatattattcctaaacATTGGAACGAGTTAAGTGAATGGAGACATTCAGACATTAGTTTCAATAGAAATAAGAACACAACGGCTCTTCAAACCTACGGACATAGGAAGCATTACGTCGGATGACTGACGTACAAATGACTTATTTAGGTCAAAAGTATTCACCTGGTTATCGCTTCCAGTGTGCTTCTCGCTTGTATCTTCTTTAAATGTTTCCCAAATACTTTGAGAGtttttgcaaaataataattttcgaGAAAACATCAAGTACAGAAGTCTAATCTTTAAGTTTATTAAGCCACTTAGCTTTAGAACTTCGATGGcgtttttctccttgtacattctTTCTTTATCCACCGAAATCGTTTTATTTGTAGAGATGTGAGTCATTTATACTTAAAAATTGTTTTTACTTCGTCCACAAACATCGAAACAGAAGTTAAGATAACAAATAATAACATCAACGGTGTTTTCAAGTGAGTCATGTGTGAATAATCCCCAGTTATTCGTACAAAATACGTCCTCCAGATTTCGGATATTTTCTTATGAATGATTCCTGTATTCGACTTTCTTTGTCTAGTGTAAGGTTGTACTCTTTCCATGCTTTCCATATACTTTAAATAGAGCACGAGTTATACAGTAATCCGAGCTAGACAATGAAGCACCTTTACGAGTTACATATACACCCACATCATTAATGAGAACAAAGTCTAAGTGGGCATCCAAATCAGTGGAACCTAGTGATAAAAAAGCCACAGTCagatgaaataaaatcaatacaTATAATTGGAAAATGAAGTTTTGAAATCAGTAACGGCTAATTCAACGATTTCATCAGCTATGCATAGTGCAGGTGATGTGAAGTCTGGGGCCACGTAGATGTTGGTGACACAAACATAATTGTATTTATCCAAGCTTTAAACATGCCACAGTAGATCGATAACAGTTCACATTTACAAATGTAACTAAACTGACCCCCACACCTTTTCTTATTGCTTGGGCGATCCCAACGGTAGATATTGAAATCATGCAGTGATACTGAGCAGTCATTCGTTAGATCATTTAACTGAGATTCTTAGATTGTGATTACACTACAATTACGATGCATGTCttgaataagaaaaattaaTTATAGTTTACCTTGGAAGTTAGATTGTgacagttcaggaatcgacctTTGATTATCGTTCATATTTTCAATACATATTTTTAGTCACCACGTTGTCTCTGACTGTTCTTTTTTGTGCCTTAAAAGGTGATAGTTCATAAACGTTTCAGATATGCACCTGAATTGGTCATGCGATTAATCGACATGATAATGAGTCAAAACAAATTTACGGTTGCTAGGCGCTGAAtttaggtacagcacgttcggtagggaactcctagctatgtattgtgctgtacgacatttccaacattccatcaaAGGAacagaattcacgctttttaccgatcataaacctcttaccttctctttaagctcaTCCTCAGACaggtactcaccgcgagagtctcgaaaACTGGACTGCATTtctcagtttacttcagacacaCAACACATATCTGgggcaaacaatgtagttgcagacgctttgtctcgtattagttccttgaacagtttccaaggactCGACCTTcctaaactcgctcagcttcaaaaagaagacactgatcttcagcacaagttatcctcgacaactattaaaataagtattaagcagatgggaacaggtaaggaaatcacactctcgcaaataatctaaaacaggGATCGCCCAatcgtaccaaaacattatcgacgcaacgtcttcaatacgttgcacaatctttctcatccaggtgttcgtgcatccatcaagcttatagccgaacggtttcgCTGGCCTGAATATGAATAAAGACATGAGGGATTGGGcatgctcctgtgtaagctgccaaaaatctaaggtgattagacacaacaaatgtcccttaggctctttcaaaacccctgacgctcgtttcgaccatgttcatgTGGATTTGTTAGGAcccttaccagattcaaatggatactcatatctcttaacatgcgtagaccgtttcactcgatggccagaagcagtacctatcaAAGACAATACTgatgaaacagtggctcgcgctttcgtggCTGCCCTttaaccatcactacagaccgcggacgccagttcaaattaggacttttccgttgtctaaccACACTATCAGGAATCATTCGTTtgcgaacgaccgcctaccacccacaagcaaacgggttggtagaacgttttcaccgacaACTTAAAGAttcactatcagctacaaacgtttcacagtggacagacgctcttccactcgtcttactaggtatccgcaatgcagtgaaagctgacattggatacattgcatctcaactcgtttatggaacggcactccgacttccaggagaattcgtggatccttcgatGAAGTTCATAAAGAACCGAGATCTCGactgtattttattttacagtTACTATATTGTATTTCATGGCTCtttatagtaaggaaagacgaccagacgctgctaaaaaATATAGCAaactatcagaagagtgtttaccaacgacaaactcgttgggtttaaacttctggctgacCACGTCGTAGGGTTATCACTTCCTCACTAGGAAGGAGTGATCTGtgactgtaaataattccccaaaatcaatagctcattaagtgttctaCATTGGATGATGACCACATTGTTTCAAGTGGatttgtttagctgaaggcgttcggacATGCgtctgcaccagatcacgttacagcacagcgtgggaaacatctcctactatcattagccagattaaatcaaccgcttctcgatatattgacaaCGCATCAAATATTtctttccaacctcttcgcttctgacttctgattttaactgagtGAGGCAcaattcgattatagaaggtgttactggttaatagttgtcaaactacaatactggtggtatcttcagacCAAACCctcaatgaaataaaaaactGAAGAAGTCAAACCAAAACTTTACCTCCGATAGCAAGGATGAAGGATTACTtggataaaaaatatttatagaaGATACccacaaacaaacacacacatgcAAACCCATACACGAAAAGACCTGACAACTCTCTATATATGGGTGAGTTATGAATCTTGCGAGGAAGGTACAGAGACCTGCTATGAAGACGATCAGTAATCAGAAGGTCGGACATTATGAATATCGATTTCTGCACCCGGGATGACATTTTCTTGGTTATGGGAGAACACAACAACCTAATGGTGGCGACCATCAAAATTTAAGTACATTACATCATCCAAACAGAAGGTACTGCACGGAGCATCCATATTTCACTATTGAGTTAACTCAAAAAGAAGTGAAAACCACAGGGCTTCATGAGGCTTGACCTTAATCTGTTCACATTATCTGTGTAAACTATTTGTTAACTCGTTCTGGTCTTTATCTCTTCTAAGCTTGTCTGTATCGTAAGGTATTAGTTTTCATCCTGCAACGAACCAACCCCCCTCCCTACTAGTGTGATACCTGCTAGTTCTAATAATCACTACTCCAGAGTAAGTGCTCTCGTATGGCTAACAGTAGAATTACTGTGCTCCTTTTTGTTTGTGGAGCCCCAACGAAAATTTCCGAGGGTATGACCACAGATATTGAAAAAGTGGTAATTGGTTTGTGTCATCGAAATGTTTATTCGATTTCTCAAGGTATACATTTTCTTTTAATCCAAATATGTATAAATGTAGCAATTGGGGAAGCCATTTGTCTCTAGGTGCAATCAAAGCCCGTTGCTCTTAAGAAGTTAATCACGGAACAAATTATTGGCTTTAATATCCactttaaaacaataaaactagTCAATGATATAATTTTTAAAGTAATTAATATTGTTGTGTAACAGGCGAGTTAGAGAAGCATGAAGACGGAAGGTGTGGAAAATTATTCACTAATGTGTGTGGAGGTATGAACAGCATATTTAACCATGGTTGTTTTAGTGTTATTTCTCTCACATGATCAAGAGATATTAACTCTAAATTAACTGTCTAATTCATTAGAGTTGATGCAACTGAGTGACTAAACTACTTACAATTGACAGTATCAAAGATCGTGAAATGTTCCGTTTCATGAAAAATAGGGCATACAAAAATCAGTCTGTTTACGCTAGCTCGACTCAAGATACTGGATTTTTCAATCATTTACACATATTTGTCATGTCCTCAACTTTCACCCACATTCAGATTTATGCTTGTTGTTCTAACTACTTTCTTGTGATCATATTATGGTCGACAAACCAAATGTTACATGGTGTCAGAGCATCTAACTTAACCAACCCCATTGTCTTGAGACTGACGCGTCTACCTTTCATAAAAATACTTCGACTGCCAAGTACTTGGCCGGTTCAAGAGAACGTTTCAGGCCATATGACTGTCAACCATTTTTGAATTTCTCCGAAAGCTCCCGAGATTCTGTTCTCATGGTATAAACCTAGATCAGAAAAAATGAAGATATTGGGTATTGAAAGCCGCAACTATTGTGTTTTGCGTTACGAGAGGCACTTAAGTCTGTTAGTTTGGTATATCTGTTTAAAAGATTAggatgtttttttgttttaacatcTCAGGTATTATCAAATGCCTAATATTTTGTGTCATTCACAAGTTTCACGCATATAATTTTTTGTAGAAGGACAGGTGACTGTATAGTCACATTCCACACATATTTGATGACCTCATCGCTCCCGTCACCAACAGTCTAAGTAGATTTAGGTTCACGAGCTTTTGTATCAACTGGATTCGTACTCATTGGTTCTTACTTTCAAAATGTCAGTCACCTGTTGCTACCAAATACATAAACTAGTTGAACGGAAGCCTCAAGGCCTCAGTTCATTATGCAGCCATTTGAAAGAAAAAGATAGTTGTTACCTTTTGTGAGACTCCGAAAAGAGTGTGACTCGCACTTTTTTCACGAAAACGTTGTAGCAGATTATAGTTCGTCCTCAAGGAAAGTTAGTTTGTTGGCTGTTGTTGTTTATGATGAACTTTATTAAATATCCAGGTATCTTTTCGAGAATGTATGTAATTTAAATTAGTGGTTAACAAAAATTTTTTGCGTTCGTGGCGAAGTTTCGCCAGCTTACTATGTACTACTGACGAAACTACAGGGTATGAGAGGTACTAAACTAATTCCAAAACTTTACATATCATTCTTCTACTTATCCTAATTTCAAAATAGCTTTAGAACATCGGTATATATTCACATATACTTTGCTGTCTTTACATTAATATACTGGTGTAAAGTGTCACAACTCAGACCGACTGATTTCGCAAAATTTTACTTGACTGTTATCCGTATGATCTTAATCAACAGTGGTGCATTGGTCACATAATTCAACTAATAACCACAAGGTTTCAAATTCAGATCTCAGTACGTTTAACTTGGTTTATGCAGTCAGATTATTTACCACACAAAATTAATACGTGGTTCACGTATGAGTAAAAAGGCTTGTTATTAGTTACTGATATCCACTTAAATGTGTCACAGGTCTAGATTTTAGTTTATATAATCGAATGTCAACTGTGTTCAAACAACAGTCTTCATTTTGAACGTGTATTTCGTCCTTGAGATTCAGCCCTTGCTGTTCGGTTTTATTCTTTGCCCGAATGAAgatgtttttaatattttgtgTTGTTAAAAGTGAATGTTCCCGATACAGAAGCTAGTAGGGAATCCATGTAGTAGTTAGAGTGGGTTGATGACATTTCACAACACCCTTCTTTAGAGACGCTTGAGAAAAGTAATGATTCATGCTAAGTGTGTATATATGTAGGCGAGCCGACAAAGTGAAAAGaggtaaaaagaaaataaagttgaagataaatttatttactttgagATGGAGCCCCTAAAAGCCCTGGAACAGTCGGATGTGGGGAgggttcgctctccctctcaaaatgctctcacatggccacgtgcatacagcCACTATCAagcaagtcctactcacttcttTCTcgcgacattactgttgtttacgaaattgagaggacgaaaagcgaatgtccggcgttttaaccgggtcggtggatatggaggatccatctaggctagttggaaaaccctgattccaagccaaAGACGCACACGAGCTCCAGGAtcttaaggaaacaaatggtgtgtgaacctattgttggtcaccaactaccatgggTTCGCATCTCCTTATGttgatccactgccttgtggattagacctttaggtcgaaggctccggttgtggccccctaagaaaaccacctgcttcggtctgagcacccggacagtatcacaacccacGCACAAACCAGGTGACTTATAtggtgcatatctatttggtgccccttcgtTCCAATgtttatgattttaaataagtaaataaaatatacaagCATTTGATCCAATATCATTATTCTTACTGATACCTTCAGTGTCTATTAATTCATCAATCAACACAAGGATTCCGTAGGTCACTGATTACCCATATGCAGTATGCGTACTAGGCTGTCAACTACAATTAATATATGAGTATTAGTGATACTGCAAAGTCCGAAAATCACGATGTAGGTAGGATATTTTTTATCCGTATACACTTTATTTTCCAACTTACTGCTTACAGAGCCATATGTTAGTCAAACTACCAAAAACATATACACAATGTTCAGAGGTGAATTTCGGACTTAAATGTCTAGATCTAACTTTTAGGTTCCTGTCATTCCCATAGCCTTAAACTAAACATACCAAGATTAAGTGAACGACACGAGTTGTAGGTTGATTTGAAAGGTTAAACATGAATAATACGAGAAATGTTAATAATTTACAAGATGAGTTTATCGAACAATTTCACTCAATGAGGCAGTGGTTGGAAAATTCATAATCTAAACAATTGAACGATATACAGGATAGAATGTAGCGTTGCTATGCGTTTTTAACACACTTTATAACTAGTCAAACCTTAATGAAACGTACACAGTATTGTAACAATGTGGGGttacttgagctacaaatcaaACCACCCTCAAGAAAGTCTACACAAAGAGAATTATGTACAAAATAACCCATATAGAGTGGTTTTAATTAACGTTTTTATTTCTACATTTCTTTCGCTGAATGCAAAACACTGGTACAGGTTCTACTTACATTACAGTACCTGGGTATTATCCCAGCTCACGCACAAATTTAACGATTTACtgcgtgatatatatatatatttagaaaCTTGACAATCTATAATGTCTCATATCAGCCCACGaatgccctggtgcggccgagagtagaggaagtcagctctccctcgcaaaatgctctcacacggccacgtgcATACAGCCACTATCaggcaagtcctactcacttcttTCTcgcgacattactgttgtttacgaaattgagagaacgaaaagcgaatgtccggcgttttaaccgggtcggtggatatggaggatccatctaggctagttggaaaaccctgattccaagccaaAGACGCACACGAGCTCCAGGAtcttaaggaaacaaatggtgtg
Above is a genomic segment from Schistosoma mansoni strain Puerto Rico chromosome 2, complete genome containing:
- a CDS encoding putative cystatin; amino-acid sequence: MGPVCYLFVVSSFVLLTSGNVGMPGAPRKLQLNNATIEKFGHELAKVAHKFNSEYGNSSLHVITKLVNVTSQVVQGIFYTFFVKFSPTSCTTANNNIHVLDTYFPNRDSCDLTDGESKICKVTLWDRPWLQSDFSKIIRIVRCSNDTS
- a CDS encoding putative cystatin, encoding MGPVCYLFVVSSFVLLTSGNVGMPGAPRKLQLNNATIEKFGHELAKVAHKFNSEYGNSSLHVITKLVNVTSQVVQGIFYTFFVKFSPTSCTTANNNIHVLDTYFPNRDSCDLTDGEV